In the Methanothermobacter marburgensis str. Marburg genome, GGTGTGTTGTGGCGTTTATACCTGCAAGGTTGAATTCATCCCGTCCGACACCCTCGATGCAGGCCTCTATGAGCGGCATCATTGGGGGTATGCAGCCGGCCATCACCGCATTCACCGCCACCTTCTCAACGGTGGCGATCCCCATCCTCGGGGGGAGTGTGGCTATAACGTCCTCTGGTTTCCTGGGGGTGTATCTGTAGAATTTCCTGACACGGCCCTCTGTGGGTGGTATGATGGGGAGTCCATCGGTCATCCTCTTCTCATAGAACTCCAGGCTTATCCTCTCGGGGTCAGGGTCGACAATGACCTTCATATCCTCGGGGGATGAGCTGCACAGTCTTTCATCCTCCATGAGGTCCTCTATGAGGCATCCGCATGATTTATCGATTTTAACCAATGTATCACCTCAGATGGTCCAGTATGGATGGTATCAGTTTCTCAGCCTTTCTCCTCACAGCTTCGGGTTCCAGACCCGCTATGGGGTGTTCCACCTCAACTATTCGAAGACCCGGCATGCCGTGGGCTGATGCCAGCCTTCTGGCGTATTCACTGAAGCGGTCTGAGCAGATGGAGATGGTGGGGACGCCCATACCCTCCAGGCGGATGGCGTCAAGGATCACCCATGTGGTGCAGGAGCCACAGTCACCCAGGGCAAGGATGCAGAGGTCACCCCTGGCAGCCCTCTCTATCTGTTCAGCCTCTGCCGGGGCACCTGCGGGTTTCTCTGACCAGATAAAGTTGAAGCCACTGAGCTCTGATTCCAGAGTTCTCAGTATGATGTCTGCACCGGGCTTTGTGTTATCAAAGAGTGATATGGTC is a window encoding:
- a CDS encoding UGSC family (seleno)protein, which encodes MKVKIIEREVMDPLADTSMDEIPVNSIGDAGTISLFDNTKPGADIILRTLESELSGFNFIWSEKPAGAPAEAEQIERAARGDLCILALGDCGSCTTWVILDAIRLEGMGVPTISICSDRFSEYARRLASAHGMPGLRIVEVEHPIAGLEPEAVRRKAEKLIPSILDHLR